From Candidatus Neomarinimicrobiota bacterium:
CGTTAAGGCTACTGTCTACGACGGCTCGTATCACGCCGTCGATTCATCTGATATTGCGTTCAAGGTGGCAGGCGCAATGGCGTTTAAGCAGGCGTTTTTAAACGCAAAGCCAATCATTCTTGAGCCCGTCTATGATGTAAGGGTTAAAGTCCCTGAAGACTATATGGGCGAAGTTATGGGCGACATAACGGCACGGCGGGGCAAGATATCGGGAATGGAAGCGGATGGTCATTTCCAGATAATAAATGCTAAGGTTCCGCTCGCAGAGTTGTACAAATATTCAACGTCGCTTCGTTCAATGACAGGAGGGCGGGGAATACACAGCCAGAGTTTCTCGCACTACGAACAGACAACGTCGGACGTTGAACGCAAGATCATTGCGCTGGCAAATAAGACGGAAGAATAGAGATTACACAGGAAATGACGGTTTGAAACTTTCTGATAATCAGCTCTGGGCGCCGTGGCGCATGGAATACATAAAGAGGGAAATGAACGATGAATCCGATGATTGTTTTTTATGCGACAAGCCGAATGCTGATGACGATGAAGAAACGCTTATACTTTTCCGGGGCGAATTAAGTTTCGTGGTAATGAATCTATATCCGTATAACAATGCCCATTTGATAGTGTCTCCTTACAGTCATATATCCGACTACACAAAACTCTCGGCGCAGGAGAGAAGCGAATGCCAGGAGGTGTTGGCAGGCTGTATGACCATTCTGGAGCGTCACCTAAATTCGGAAGGTTTTAATATAGGGCTTAATTTAGGCAAAGCCGGGGGAGCCGGTATCGAGGATCATATCCACTGGCATCTGGTTCCGAGATGGTTCGGGGATACAAATTTTATGCCGGTACTCGGGCAGACAAAAGTCATAATGGATGGACTTAAAGATACTTACCGTGAACTCAAACCGGATTTTGAGAAGCTCAAGGACAGCTTGACAAAGTTGAGCTAACCGGATCAACCTTTCAACCACCCGAAAGTGAGAGAGCCCGTTAATTCCCGGATCAGATTTGCTCAAAGAATGAACCTAATTATTATTCTTGAGAAATCTGCATTTTGTATAATCGCTTTATTGCAATTTGATGAGTGAACAGTTAAATTAGCCCAGTTTTTAAGAGAACCGTAATAAAGGTCGTAAAATGCTGAAAAAAGAGCTTTTAGACATATTAGTTTGCCCAAAATGCAAGGGTGAACTTGAATATCGCGCAGAAGAGGAAAAACTCATTTGTCCCTCATGCAAGCTCGCATATCGTGTCGAAGACGATATTCCCGTTATGCTTGTGGACGAAGCTGATCCAGTCGAATAGGATAGAAAAACAACCCCAATAATAGTTATTCCCATAATTTTTGCTCTGGGGGATATCAGTATTGGGTAAAATGCACTAAAATGGTAATTAGATAAGAATGAAGAAGAGGCTTATAGCCGGGTTGATCATCAGTATCGTGTTCCTCTATTTTGCGTTCAGGGACGTTAATTGGCAGGAGTTCTCCCGCTCGCTGCTGAGCGTAAATTTCGTCTGGCTCATTCCCGCAGCTATAAGCGTTATCGCGAGTTTTGTGATAAGAGCTATACGCTGGAAGATGCTTATTGATCCGGTTCAAAAAGTCAGTTACGGGAAGACCTTCTCCGCCACCATGATAGGTTATATGGGAAATAACGTCCTTCCGTTCCGGTTGGGCGATCTGCTCAGAGCTTATGTATTTTCCAAAAATACCGGCTTGAGCAAATCTTCCACTCTGGCTTCACTGCTGCTTGAAAGGATACTGGACCTGTTAACGACCCTCGCGGCGCTCGGAATTGTGCTGGCATATTTTCCGCGATTCCCGACTTGGGCGAGCAGTGTCGGATACGCCGCCCTGATCATAGTCATTGTCCTTCTTGCGGCAACACTGTTATTGCAATACCGAAGTGAGTCGGTAATCAAGTTATCAGCATTCATACTTAAACCTATGCCGGACAAATGGGCGGCGATTGCGGGGAAAAAACTCGCAAGTTTTTCAGAGGGACTCGAGATAGTCTCGCATTATAAGAAGTATTTCGGAATTCTTATTGTCTCGGTATTGCACTGGCCTATTTACATTTCAACCGTATGGTTCACATTCCGCGCGTTCGGATATTCCTACGGTGGGTTTGAAGCTTTTGTGGTTTTGGTTTTTATAACTTTCGCGGTTGCAATACCATCCGCTCCCGGATATGTAGGCACCTTCCATGGACTGGTAGTCGCCTCAATGGCTTTGTTCGGCCTTACCGGAGGTCCTGCGAGAGCATTTGCGGTAGTATTACATGCGGTGAACTATTTTCCCGTCACAGCAGTCGGCTTTTACTTCTTCTGGAAGGGGCAGCTTACTTTCCGGGAGGTTGAAACTCAGGTTGAGGAATACACGGATGATAAAGGTAATATTGCGATTTCCGGATAGAGTTGATTTTAGATTCAATGAATTATAACAGAGAGTAAAAAAGAGGACATTATGGGATACGGAAATGATAAACTATCG
This genomic window contains:
- a CDS encoding Trm112 family protein, producing MLKKELLDILVCPKCKGELEYRAEEEKLICPSCKLAYRVEDDIPVMLVDEADPVE
- a CDS encoding flippase-like domain-containing protein, which produces MKKRLIAGLIISIVFLYFAFRDVNWQEFSRSLLSVNFVWLIPAAISVIASFVIRAIRWKMLIDPVQKVSYGKTFSATMIGYMGNNVLPFRLGDLLRAYVFSKNTGLSKSSTLASLLLERILDLLTTLAALGIVLAYFPRFPTWASSVGYAALIIVIVLLAATLLLQYRSESVIKLSAFILKPMPDKWAAIAGKKLASFSEGLEIVSHYKKYFGILIVSVLHWPIYISTVWFTFRAFGYSYGGFEAFVVLVFITFAVAIPSAPGYVGTFHGLVVASMALFGLTGGPARAFAVVLHAVNYFPVTAVGFYFFWKGQLTFREVETQVEEYTDDKGNIAISG
- a CDS encoding HIT domain-containing protein yields the protein MEYIKREMNDESDDCFLCDKPNADDDEETLILFRGELSFVVMNLYPYNNAHLIVSPYSHISDYTKLSAQERSECQEVLAGCMTILERHLNSEGFNIGLNLGKAGGAGIEDHIHWHLVPRWFGDTNFMPVLGQTKVIMDGLKDTYRELKPDFEKLKDSLTKLS